The Lonsdalea populi genome window below encodes:
- a CDS encoding pirin family protein gives MIYLRQAQQRGHANHSWLDSWHTFSFADYYDPDFMGFSALRVINEDRIEGGQGFGMHPHRDMEILIYVLSGTVEHQDSMGNHERIPAGEFQIMSAGTGIRHSEYNASPDALLHLYQIWIVPDRKGLTPRYEQRRFDDKQGKQRVLSPEGRDGSLKVFQDMSLWRWALNAQEQAVHDIETGRRVWIQVVRGTVTVNGQPACTSDALALWDESSLSIAADEDSEILLFDLPPV, from the coding sequence ATGATCTATTTACGTCAGGCGCAGCAGCGCGGACATGCCAATCACAGCTGGCTCGACAGCTGGCATACGTTTTCATTTGCCGATTACTACGACCCTGACTTCATGGGATTTTCCGCCCTGCGGGTGATCAACGAAGATCGCATTGAGGGGGGGCAGGGCTTCGGTATGCATCCGCACCGGGACATGGAAATTCTGATCTATGTGTTGTCCGGGACTGTTGAACATCAGGACAGCATGGGTAATCACGAACGGATCCCGGCCGGAGAGTTCCAGATTATGAGCGCGGGTACCGGTATTCGCCATTCGGAATACAATGCCAGTCCGGATGCGTTGCTGCATCTGTATCAGATCTGGATCGTCCCGGATCGTAAAGGGTTGACGCCGCGCTACGAGCAGCGCCGCTTTGACGATAAGCAGGGTAAACAGAGGGTGTTGTCGCCGGAGGGTCGCGACGGTTCTCTCAAAGTCTTTCAGGACATGTCGCTGTGGCGCTGGGCGTTGAACGCGCAGGAACAGGCGGTGCATGACATCGAGACCGGCCGCCGCGTCTGGATCCAGGTCGTGCGCGGCACGGTCACGGTGAACGGACAGCCGGCGTGCACCAGCGATGCGTTAGCGCTGTGGGACGAAAGCTCCCTCTCGATCGCCGCAGATGAAGACAGTGAAATCCTGCTGTTTGATTTACCGCCGGTGTAA
- the yigL gene encoding sugar/pyridoxal phosphate phosphatase YigL gives MYPIVASDLDGTLLSPAHTLTPYARETLQLLTEQGIHFVFATGRHHKDVAQIRDKLGISAYMITSNGARVHNTDGELLVSHNLDSDIARDLFGIMYDREDILTHIYRGDDWFMSRSRPEEEQFFQESVFKYQLFDPMSLNTDDVGKIFFTCDEHERLLPLEEALNARWGDRVNVSFSSVNCLEVMAGGVSKGHALEQVAKLMGRGVKDCIAFGDGMNDLEMLSMAGKGCIMAAAHQRLKDRLPELEVIGTNADDAVPNYLRGLYAPLINR, from the coding sequence ATGTACCCCATTGTCGCTTCCGATTTGGATGGCACGCTGCTGTCCCCCGCTCATACGCTTACCCCTTATGCCAGAGAAACGTTGCAGTTGCTGACGGAGCAGGGCATTCATTTTGTCTTCGCCACCGGACGGCACCATAAAGACGTTGCACAGATCCGCGACAAACTGGGGATCAGCGCATACATGATCACCTCAAACGGGGCCCGCGTGCACAACACCGACGGAGAACTGCTGGTCAGCCATAATCTGGACAGCGATATCGCGCGCGACCTGTTCGGCATTATGTACGACCGTGAGGACATCCTCACTCATATCTATCGGGGCGATGACTGGTTCATGAGCCGCTCCCGACCGGAAGAAGAGCAGTTCTTCCAGGAATCCGTTTTCAAGTATCAGCTGTTCGACCCGATGTCGCTGAACACCGACGACGTCGGGAAAATCTTTTTCACCTGCGATGAACACGAACGCCTGCTGCCATTGGAAGAGGCGCTCAACGCTCGCTGGGGTGACCGCGTCAACGTGAGCTTTTCCTCGGTGAACTGCCTGGAAGTCATGGCGGGCGGCGTATCGAAAGGACATGCGCTGGAGCAGGTGGCGAAACTCATGGGGCGCGGCGTGAAGGATTGTATCGCCTTCGGCGACGGCATGAACGACTTGGAAATGCTCTCGATGGCGGGAAAAGGCTGCATCATGGCGGCTGCTCACCAGCGCTTGAAGGACCGTTTGCCTGAGCTGGAAGTGATCGGCACCAACGCGGATGATGCGGTGCCGAACTACCTGCGTGGACTGTATGCCCCGCTGATTAATCGCTGA
- the rhtB gene encoding homoserine/homoserine lactone efflux protein, which yields MTIEWWFTYLVTTLILSLSPGSGAINTMSTGISHGYRGAFASIAGLQVGLFCHIVLVGIGLGALLSQSALAFEVLKWVGAGYLIWLGIQQWRSAGGLDLNTLANTMPRSRLFKRAVLVNLTNPKSIVFLAALFPQFVIPHQPQSMQYVVLGVTTIAVDIVVMIGYATLATRIAKWLKGPRQVKRLNRVFGSMFIMVGALLASARRA from the coding sequence ATGACCATTGAGTGGTGGTTTACCTATCTTGTAACCACATTGATTCTGAGCCTTTCGCCGGGTTCCGGCGCTATCAACACCATGAGTACCGGCATCAGTCACGGTTATCGCGGAGCCTTTGCCTCGATTGCCGGCCTACAGGTCGGGCTGTTCTGCCATATTGTCCTGGTGGGCATCGGTCTGGGCGCGCTGTTGTCTCAGTCCGCATTGGCGTTTGAAGTGCTTAAATGGGTCGGAGCGGGCTATCTGATTTGGCTTGGCATTCAGCAGTGGCGCAGCGCGGGCGGTCTGGATTTGAATACGCTGGCAAACACCATGCCGCGGAGCAGACTGTTCAAACGGGCCGTGCTGGTCAATTTGACCAACCCGAAAAGCATCGTTTTTCTGGCCGCGCTGTTTCCGCAATTCGTGATCCCGCACCAGCCTCAGTCCATGCAATATGTTGTACTGGGCGTCACCACCATCGCCGTGGATATCGTCGTGATGATTGGTTACGCCACGCTGGCGACCCGCATCGCCAAATGGCTGAAGGGACCTCGGCAGGTCAAACGACTGAACAGGGTCTTCGGTTCAATGTTTATTATGGTGGGAGCACTGCTGGCCTCCGCTCGTCGGGCGTAA
- the pldB gene encoding lysophospholipase L2, which produces MTQYPECLFNREAQYAAFSTGPLLDFWRRRDEGEFIGVDCVPIRFARFTSPRHHQVVMLLTGRTDSYVKYSEVAYDLFHNGYDVLMMDHRGQGRSGRLLKDTHRGHVENFSDYVDDVAQFWQLQLAKSGYRRRFALAHSMGGVILADFLARRPEAFDAAALCAPMCDIHLPMPEWLAWRILDRTERHPKLRDYFAIGANQWRPLPYVLNVLTHSRARHLRSVRTYADDPSLRIGGPTYHWVREALLAGKDLMSRAAKITTPLLVLQAEDDRVVDNGGQDAFCRAMAVAGHPVAGGKPQRIRGARHDMLFEEDTVRADVFRRILHHFAQYH; this is translated from the coding sequence ATGACTCAGTACCCTGAGTGTCTATTCAACCGAGAGGCGCAGTACGCTGCGTTTTCCACCGGACCTTTGCTGGACTTCTGGCGGCGGCGGGATGAGGGCGAGTTTATCGGCGTCGACTGCGTTCCCATTCGCTTTGCCCGCTTTACCTCTCCGCGTCATCATCAGGTTGTGATGCTGCTCACTGGCCGCACCGACAGCTACGTCAAATATTCTGAGGTCGCCTACGACCTGTTCCACAATGGTTATGATGTGCTGATGATGGATCATCGCGGGCAAGGGCGTTCGGGACGTTTGCTGAAAGATACGCATCGCGGTCATGTCGAAAATTTCAGTGACTATGTGGATGACGTAGCGCAGTTCTGGCAGCTGCAACTGGCGAAAAGCGGGTATCGACGGCGCTTTGCGTTGGCGCACTCAATGGGCGGCGTGATTCTGGCCGATTTTCTGGCCCGTAGGCCTGAGGCGTTCGATGCCGCCGCGCTGTGCGCCCCTATGTGCGATATCCATCTGCCGATGCCGGAATGGCTGGCCTGGCGCATTCTGGATCGCACCGAACGCCACCCGAAACTGCGTGACTACTTCGCCATTGGCGCCAACCAGTGGCGGCCATTGCCTTATGTCCTCAACGTGTTGACCCACAGCCGTGCCCGGCATCTGCGCAGTGTGCGGACCTATGCCGACGACCCGTCTTTGCGGATCGGCGGCCCCACCTATCACTGGGTGCGGGAAGCGCTGCTGGCGGGAAAGGATTTAATGTCGAGAGCGGCGAAGATAACGACGCCGCTGCTCGTGCTGCAGGCGGAGGACGACCGGGTGGTGGATAACGGCGGACAGGATGCATTCTGCAGGGCGATGGCCGTGGCCGGTCATCCGGTGGCCGGAGGAAAACCGCAAAGGATACGCGGCGCCCGACATGACATGCTGTTTGAAGAAGACACGGTGCGTGCCGACGTGTTTCGTCGGATTCTGCACCATTTTGCGCAATATCATTAA
- the gntR gene encoding gluconate operon transcriptional repressor GntR, protein MKKKRPALQDVADRVGVTKMTVSRYLRNPSQVSAALQKKIAAVLDELGYIPNRTPHILANATSRAIGVLLPSLTNQVFAEVLRGIERVTEARGYQTMLAHYGYHPEKEEQRLMSLLSYNIDGLILAERTHTARTRQMINVSGIPVVELMDSVSPCLDMAVGFDNVEASRQMTRHIIGRGRRRVVYLGARLDERTLMKRQGYELAMQEAGLPPHSVMSESASSYTLGGELLRRAQMECPDIDSVFCTNDDLAIGAIFECQRQGLSIPRQMAVAGFHGHNIGQAMVPRLTSVLTPRERIGEVGAEMLLARLDGKPGTSVLHDEGFELLPGDSL, encoded by the coding sequence ATCAAGAAGAAAAGACCGGCTCTTCAGGATGTCGCAGATCGCGTCGGCGTCACGAAAATGACGGTCAGCCGCTATCTACGCAATCCCTCCCAGGTGTCCGCTGCGCTACAAAAGAAAATCGCCGCCGTACTGGATGAGCTGGGATACATTCCCAACCGCACTCCCCATATTCTGGCCAACGCCACCAGCCGCGCTATCGGCGTTCTGCTGCCATCGCTGACGAATCAGGTTTTTGCAGAAGTGCTACGCGGCATCGAGCGGGTAACGGAAGCGCGGGGTTATCAAACCATGCTGGCGCACTATGGCTATCATCCTGAAAAGGAAGAGCAGCGCTTGATGTCGCTGCTGTCTTACAACATCGACGGTTTGATACTGGCGGAACGCACCCACACGGCCCGCACCCGGCAGATGATCAACGTCTCCGGTATCCCGGTCGTGGAACTGATGGATTCCGTTTCACCCTGTCTGGATATGGCGGTAGGCTTTGATAACGTCGAAGCCTCACGACAAATGACGCGGCACATCATCGGGCGAGGACGTCGACGCGTAGTGTATCTGGGCGCGCGGCTGGACGAACGCACCCTGATGAAACGGCAGGGCTATGAGCTGGCGATGCAGGAGGCCGGTTTGCCCCCCCACAGCGTGATGAGCGAAAGCGCCTCGTCTTATACGCTGGGCGGCGAGCTGCTGCGGCGAGCGCAGATGGAATGCCCCGACATCGACAGCGTGTTCTGCACCAACGACGACCTGGCGATCGGCGCGATTTTCGAGTGCCAGCGTCAGGGATTGAGTATTCCCCGTCAGATGGCGGTTGCCGGCTTCCACGGTCACAACATCGGCCAAGCGATGGTTCCCCGCTTGACGAGCGTCCTTACCCCGCGTGAGCGCATCGGCGAAGTGGGGGCCGAAATGCTGTTGGCGCGTCTGGACGGCAAGCCGGGTACGTCGGTCCTGCATGACGAAGGATTCGAACTGCTGCCCGGAGACAGTTTGTAA